The DNA region GTCCGAGCGCGTCCGAGCCCTGCGTGATCGCTTCGACGACGTGCCCGCCGCGCTCGAGGAAGTGACGCAGCAGCTCGGCGATGTCGGGATCGTCCTCGACGACCAGGATGCGGCTCATGAGGGGAGGGGCTCCGGGCGTCCCTGCACCTGGCCTTGCAGCCACTCGACCGGTGCGGCGGCAACGGCCTCACGCAGTTCGGTGTCCGAGCCGTACGCGCGTCGGGCGATGCGCCGCGCCGGCACGCGCCAGGCGACCACGGCACCGTCGAACGGGTCGGGCGTGAGCGTCAGCGTCGGCCCATCGGGCACGCCCTTGTAGTAATCGAGCTCGAACCTGTCCTGCCATCCGTGGCACAGCGCGAGCGAGATCAGGTCCGCCGATCGGAGCGACGCGTAGTCGCGCAGGAAGCCATCGAACGAACCGGCGCCGCCAGCGGCGAGCTCGGCGACGCGGCTGTCGCGTTCCCGGGTCATCGTGCGGAAGAACTCGTGCCACGCCGGGTCGCCGTCGTAGCGCGCGTAGGCGGTGAGGGCGTGGTGGGCGACCAGCGCGGCGACGTGCGGCGTGTCGGCGAGCAGGCGCAGCGCGCGCGCCCACACGGCCTGGCGCCGTTCCAGCGGCAGGTGGATGAAGTCCCACGGCGCGCCGGTCTCCGGATTGACCGTCGGGGCATCGTCCTCCTCGGCCCATCCGCAATCGTGGGCGCGCGTGGCGGCGAGCAGCACGTCGAGCGTCGGCCTCGCGGGCACGCCATCGGCCTGCCAGTGGCCCAGCAGGTCTGCGGCCATGGCAGCGTGGTCAGGTTGCCTGATGAGGAGCCAGCTGTCGCCGTCGGGTCGGACAATCACGGAGGCAGAGTAGCCCAGATCATTCCAATGCCGGAATGCCGCGATGCCGGAGTGCGGAGGGGAGAGCGAGGGCAGGCCGAAGGCCCAGGACCCACGGCCGAAGGGCTCGGGCCCGACACCAGAGGCATCGGGCCCGAGTCGTCATGTCACCGGCATTCCGGGAAGAGGAACGCGCCCGTGTTCGGGTTCACCGCATCGCGGTAGCGCGGGCTCTTGCACATCTCGCCCAGCGTCCAGCGGCCGATGGTGCCGCCGTCGAAGGTCGCCTGCGTCTGGTCGAGCCAGAACGGCGCGCCACCGCTCCGGTTCGCCGGGTTGCAGTGGTTGGCGATGATGTCGACGATGAACACCTGCGTGCTGTTGCGCATGTCGGAGCCTTCAGGACCGTAGTAGTAGGTCACGATGTCCTCCGACAGGCCCTGGTTGCCGCGCTTGATGTTCAGGGCCCAGCGGTTGGTGCCCGTCCGGATGCGCAGCTCGGCGACCACGTCCTCCATGAACTTCTCGTTGCCGCCGAACGCCCGGCACGAGTTGGCGATGTCGAACGGCTGGCGCCGCGCCATGTCGGACACCACGTTCAGGAACGACGGCATGATCTGGCAGGGGCGACCGCCGCCCGTACAGCCGAAGCCGGCGTTGGCGCGGAAGGTGTTGTATGGCGTGCCGGTGGCGGCCCAGGGGTTGAAGTACTCGAACGCCTGCGGGGCGACGATCGTCTGGCCGCGCGTCTCGACGGTGACGTCCACCTTGCCCTGCGCCCCCGGCGGCGTCACCGCCCGGATCAGGGTGTCGGTTTCCACCTCGAAGGACGTGGCCGGGACTCCGCCGAACAGCACGCGCGTCCCGACGTCGTTGTGGCCGAAGCCGGTGCCCTCGATTTCGACCGTCGTGCCGCCGGTCGGGACGCCGCGGCCGGGCGTCACGGTGAGCGTGGTGCCGGGCGCCGCGGGCGGCAGCGACGGCGCGGTCAGCGCGAAGCCGTCCGGCAGGGGAGTGCCGAGGGAGGCGTGGCCGGCCGTGAACCCGTTGCCCCAGTACACGACGCGCTCGGCGACGATGGCCTGATCGGACGAGAAGAAGGTGGCGAACTTCCTGTTGGCGAGCTCGGGATAGAGCAGCGGCCAGATGGTGGCGCGCGAGCGGGCCGGCACCGTGATGGTCTTGGTGACCCCGGTATTGGCGCCCTCGGTGTAGAAGTACGCCGTGACGGTGGCCGCGCTGGCCCCGGGGTTGTAGATGGGGAAGAACGTGTTGAAGCGGCGCTTGTCGGTCTGGCTCGCGTCCTGGTACATCAGGAACCCGCCCTGCAGGCCCTCGGCGAAGCCCCACTTCCTGGCGGGCGCGGTCGCGCCTGCCGTCGCGTGGCCCTCGAGCAGACCGCGCCAGTAGACGGCGCGCTCGGCGACGATCGGCTGGGTCGCGGTGACCTCCATCGCGAAGGCCTGGCCGGCCAGCGCCGGGACCGTCGACGTCGGGACGTTGTCGCGGGCCAGCGCCGGGATCGTCCGGGTGACCGTCGCGAGCTCGGTGCCGCCGTCAGCGTAGAACTTCACGGTGACCGTGGTCGGCGTGGCGTTCTGGTTGAAGAGGAGGAGGTAGGTGTCGAAGTTCAGCGTGCTGCCCTGGATGCCCTCGGCGAACATCCACGTGGCTGACGGCTGCGTGACGCCCATGGCGGCATGACCACCACGGATGCCGAAGGGCGCGCCCGGGCCCCAGTACATCTGGCGCTCGGCAACGATCACCTGCTTCGGACCGACGTTGGCGTCGTCGATCGCCTCGACGATCGTCGCAAAGCCCGCCTGTCCCGGCTGGAAGCGCGGGCTGAGGACGGCGGTGGGCCAGAAGGTGAAGCGCGCATTGGCGGCGATCACCTGCTCCTGCGTGACGGCCGCGCCGCGATCGTCGAGGTACCGCACGCGCACGCGCGTCGGCACGGCGTTGGGGTTGGCCACCGAGATGAAGGTGTTGAAGAACTTGCCCTCGCCCTCGGCGAAGTACCAGGTGTAGGAGCCCGCCTCCACGCCCTTCTCGTTGTGGCCGCCGCGCATGTCGCTGACCGGCGAGGCCCAGAGGCGACCGCCGCGGAACAGGCCGCCGCCCCAGTACATCGTGCGCTCTGCGATGATCGGCCCGGTCGCCGTGACGCGCAGCGCGATGCCGGCGCGATCACCGACCCCGGGCAGGGAACGCACGTTGACGCCGGTGCGACTGAGGGGCGGCAGCGTCAGGACGAACGGCGCAATCGGGTCGCCGTCCTGCGTGAAGGCCGCAATCGTGACCTGCACGTCCTGCGCATTGGGGTTGGCGAGGAGGAGTTCCTTCTCGAAGCCGAGCAGCCCGCTGGTCGAGCCCTCGGCGAACAGCCACGTGGTGAAATCCTGCGCACGCGCAGGTCCTGTCATCAGCAACGCGACGGCCGCGCACACGGCGGCCCTCGCGAATCGTTTCGCTCGGTACATGCAACACCCTCGTCGATGAAACCCGCGCCGGCACACGGCGACTGGGATTCACCGCGCGGCGAGGGAGACTCCTACTGTATAGGCGACCAAGCTGGTCCGCAATCTCAGCTGTTCGTCGCCACGGCAGGGTTTAACGACGAAGTGTAATACACGAAATAAGTTTCACGCAAATCGTGTCGTTTTGGTATTTCACCGCGAATAATGTGTCGAATCGCCGACACATGAACGCCGAACGCCGAACGCCGAACGCCGAACCTCTGGCGTCGAACGCCGGACGCCGGGACGCGAACGGGCGCCCGGCATCCGGCATCACCGGCCTTGCGCTACCGGCACTCAGGGAACATCCACTCGCCACTCGGGAACATCGCGTCGCGGTAGCGCGGGATGGCGCACATCGGCTCGGTGGTCCACCGCCCGACGGTCCCGCCAGCCAGCGTGGCGGCCGTCTGGTCGGCCCAGAACGGCGCCGGCCTCGCGCCGCAATGGCCCGAGACCGTGTCGTAGATCCGCACCGCTGTGCTGTTGCGCATGTTGCTGCCTTCCGGACCCGCGTAGTAGTTGACGATGTCCTGCGACAGGTCGCCGACGTTGCCGCGCTTCCAGTTCAGGCCCCAGCGTGTGCTGTTGAACCGCCGCCGTAACTCGGCGACGACCTCGAACATGAACGTGTTGGTGCCGCCGCGTTCCTTGCAGGAGTTGGCCAGATCGAACGGGCGCGCCGCCGCCACCTCCGCCACCACGCCTTCGAGGCTGCCGAAGCTGAGGGGCGGCCCGGCCAGGAACGGATCGGCGAACCTGAACGCGCCGGGCAGTTCCAGCGCGACGCCGCGCGTGTTCACCAGCACGCTCGACAGGCCCAGGCCACTCGCCGGCGTGACGACCCGGATGGTGTCGCCGTTGAGCACCGTGATGTTCTCGCGCGGCACCGGCGTGACGCCGAACGCCATCGTCGTCTCTCCTCCCGGCCACGACAACAGGCCGAGGCCGTGCCCGTACAGGTACGCCACCGTGCCACCGCCGGGGCCGCCCCGGTTCGGGCTGATGGCCAGCAGCGTCGGGGCCGCCGTCGGCGTCGGCGCCGCGAACGACGGCGTGCCATCGGGCAGGATCGCGCCGGCGCTCGCATGGCCCCCCTGCAGCCCGATGCCCCAGTAGACGGCGCGCTCGACGATGACGGCATCGCTGGCCTCGAAGAAGGCAGCGAACTTCCGGTTGTGCAGCGACGGGTGCTCGGCCGGCGACAGCGTGCGGCGCGAGTACGCCGGCACCTGTACGGTGGTCTCGGCGCCGGCCGCCACGGGTTCACCGGGCTGCGGCTCAACGTAGTACACCGCGCGCACCGTCACGGCCTGCGCGGTGGGATTGGCCACCAGGTAGTACGTCGCGAAGTGACGCGGGTCAGGATCGCCGCCGTCCTGGAACTGGCCGAATCCGCCCTGCTGCCCGTCGGCGAACCCCCACTTGCGCGCCGGCGTCGTCACGCCGGCCGAGGCCGTGCCTTCACGCAGGCCTCGCCAGTACACGGCGCGCTCGGCGACGATGGGCTGGCCGTTGGCCGAGTGGGCGCGCACCGCGAAGGTGGTGTTGTCTCCGGACAGTTCGGGATACAGGCCCGCGTACACGTTGCGGCGGCCCTGCGCCGGCACGCGTTCGGTGACGCTTCTGACCACGCCCGACACCCCGAGGAAGTCCACCACCACGTCCACGTCTGCACTCGGGTTCGGGTTGTACAGAAGGACGTACGTGTCGAAGCTGGCCGGGCCGCCCTGCGCGCCCTCGGCGAAGTACCACGTCGGCGCCGCCTGGCTACCGAGCGCGGCGTGACCGCCCCGCAGCGACGGGCCCCAGTACATCGCCCGTTCCGCCACCACGGGCACGTTGTTGGCCGACTCGACGTCGATGGCGAACTCGAGACGCTCGCGTGGCCCGATCTGCCGCGCC from Luteitalea sp. TBR-22 includes:
- a CDS encoding DUF3891 family protein, which gives rise to MIVRPDGDSWLLIRQPDHAAMAADLLGHWQADGVPARPTLDVLLAATRAHDCGWAEEDDAPTVNPETGAPWDFIHLPLERRQAVWARALRLLADTPHVAALVAHHALTAYARYDGDPAWHEFFRTMTRERDSRVAELAAGGAGSFDGFLRDYASLRSADLISLALCHGWQDRFELDYYKGVPDGPTLTLTPDPFDGAVVAWRVPARRIARRAYGSDTELREAVAAAPVEWLQGQVQGRPEPLPS
- a CDS encoding IPT/TIG domain-containing protein gives rise to the protein MTGPARAQDFTTWLFAEGSTSGLLGFEKELLLANPNAQDVQVTIAAFTQDGDPIAPFVLTLPPLSRTGVNVRSLPGVGDRAGIALRVTATGPIIAERTMYWGGGLFRGGRLWASPVSDMRGGHNEKGVEAGSYTWYFAEGEGKFFNTFISVANPNAVPTRVRVRYLDDRGAAVTQEQVIAANARFTFWPTAVLSPRFQPGQAGFATIVEAIDDANVGPKQVIVAERQMYWGPGAPFGIRGGHAAMGVTQPSATWMFAEGIQGSTLNFDTYLLLFNQNATPTTVTVKFYADGGTELATVTRTIPALARDNVPTSTVPALAGQAFAMEVTATQPIVAERAVYWRGLLEGHATAGATAPARKWGFAEGLQGGFLMYQDASQTDKRRFNTFFPIYNPGASAATVTAYFYTEGANTGVTKTITVPARSRATIWPLLYPELANRKFATFFSSDQAIVAERVVYWGNGFTAGHASLGTPLPDGFALTAPSLPPAAPGTTLTVTPGRGVPTGGTTVEIEGTGFGHNDVGTRVLFGGVPATSFEVETDTLIRAVTPPGAQGKVDVTVETRGQTIVAPQAFEYFNPWAATGTPYNTFRANAGFGCTGGGRPCQIMPSFLNVVSDMARRQPFDIANSCRAFGGNEKFMEDVVAELRIRTGTNRWALNIKRGNQGLSEDIVTYYYGPEGSDMRNSTQVFIVDIIANHCNPANRSGGAPFWLDQTQATFDGGTIGRWTLGEMCKSPRYRDAVNPNTGAFLFPECR
- a CDS encoding IPT/TIG domain-containing protein; translation: MPHASLVATACLAVAAALVSPSPALAQSDLRHWYFAEGSTNTVPGFAFEEEILIGNPGGTTAAVTLRFLPAGGGAPIIGTTTVAPYSRQGINVRQFVPRGDAALEVISTADVVVERSMYWGRGLFNFGPAYTGGSPVTDMRGGHNVLGANAPQLRWMFAEGAIGGPYQFQTYVLVSNPSTEPAYVRVNLFPGTGGHLIEGAWIAPGSRETFWINDVVARQIGPRERLEFAIDVESANNVPVVAERAMYWGPSLRGGHAALGSQAAPTWYFAEGAQGGPASFDTYVLLYNPNPSADVDVVVDFLGVSGVVRSVTERVPAQGRRNVYAGLYPELSGDNTTFAVRAHSANGQPIVAERAVYWRGLREGTASAGVTTPARKWGFADGQQGGFGQFQDGGDPDPRHFATYYLVANPTAQAVTVRAVYYVEPQPGEPVAAGAETTVQVPAYSRRTLSPAEHPSLHNRKFAAFFEASDAVIVERAVYWGIGLQGGHASAGAILPDGTPSFAAPTPTAAPTLLAISPNRGGPGGGTVAYLYGHGLGLLSWPGGETTMAFGVTPVPRENITVLNGDTIRVVTPASGLGLSSVLVNTRGVALELPGAFRFADPFLAGPPLSFGSLEGVVAEVAAARPFDLANSCKERGGTNTFMFEVVAELRRRFNSTRWGLNWKRGNVGDLSQDIVNYYAGPEGSNMRNSTAVRIYDTVSGHCGARPAPFWADQTAATLAGGTVGRWTTEPMCAIPRYRDAMFPSGEWMFPECR